One window of the Anoplolepis gracilipes chromosome 9, ASM4749672v1, whole genome shotgun sequence genome contains the following:
- the LOC140669350 gene encoding uncharacterized protein isoform X1: MVYESDFYTTRRPYSRPLVSSYSVTYRPIVIPLSSIIQLRSVPHLPYVAHKRLVTIVTSPVHHVYYAGAMVPIRVRARVRPSILAAELNRIRELPRPSTKSYIEEYLNSRDNIFFDDEAREIRARVDSLLRRVHVFVPRAVASDFAEEIVPERMRSHDYVRRLLTGRNNAKKEVEHLGWYEVPDRGAFGTLACVKYVAGRPQSVRKPYVKVADLRPADIRNDVNFLSYYSKNRQAAATASPRQPMTEREMRKARALGIDSTAQEQKITPAPQLEEKSEKKSKKQVEPEPKKEPKPTREAEPEPVKEAEPIKEVEPVSELAKEPESVAEPQTKPIEELASVKPSKPMKGSKSAKPTKSAKAAEPKPEPTPEAKPIKEPEPVKEPEPEPVQESAKESVPVAEPEPETAAEPEAPAEPIAENAPIESAEAVSDEAKEEKVKKDKEDAIRKAEEYLAKAAREAQSEEERRKAAEEERLQLEMEERKAWEALQLAQERKAELCEILETERQEVERKAEEAKLQAEREETERIEEGERLINQEKLTALIQEQERLIIEEQLEEVQKQKQEQEEADTAQVPATEFNDINCAEDPVDPGEITDQEREEKPCDVTTDDETRIEEENVPEEEEHLEVTENPFVEEPEGAESKSQTGPLAVDEDEPQIEEITSGGEEFEWGDQDA; this comes from the exons TATCGACCCATCGTCATACCACTCTCCAGCATCATTCAG TTGAGGAGCGTTCCTCATTTGCCATACGTGGCACACAAGAGACTCGTCACCATAGTCACCTCGCCGGTCCATCACGTGTACTACGCTGGCGCGATGGTACCGATAAGAGTGCGGGCGCGCGTACGGCCTAGCATCCTTGCAGCCGAACTCAACAGGATACGTGAGCTACCAAGACCATCCACCAAATCCTACATTGAAGAGTACCTAAACTCTCGAGACAACATA TTTTTTGACGATGAGGCGAGGGAGATTCGCGCGAGAGTGGATTCCCTTCTTCGACGGGTCCACGTGTTTGTGCCAAGGGCAGTAGCAAG CGACTTTGCCGAGGAGATCGTCCCAGAACGTATGCGCAGCCACGACTATGTTCGCCGGCTGCTCACCGGCCGCAACAACGCGAAGAAAGAGGTGGAACACCTGGGCTGGTACGAGGTGCCTGACCGAGGCGCTTTCGGCACCCTGGCGTGCGTCAAGTACGTCGCTGGCAGGCCACAATCCGTCCGGAAGCCGTATGTCAAGGTCGCGGATCTACGACCGGCTGACATCCGAAACGACGTCAACTTCCTCAGCTACTACAGCAAGAATCGTCAGGCGGCCGCGACTGCCT CCCCCCGTCAACCAATGACAGAACGAGAGATGCGAAAGG cACGCGCGTTAGGCATCGATTCGACAGCCCAGGAACAGAAAATAA CTCCCGCTCCACAATTAGAAGAGAAATCAGAGAAGAAATCAAAAAAGCAAGTGGAGCCAGAACCGAAGAAAGAACCGAAACCGACACGTGAAGCAGAACCCGAGCCGGTAAAAGAAGCCGAGCCCATAAAAGAAGTCGAACCTGTATCCGAACTCGCAAAAGAACCGGAATCGGTGGCGGAACCGCAAACGAAACCAATCGAAGAACTGGCTTCTGTGAAACCGTCGAAACCGATGAAAGGTTCAAAATCGGCGAAACCGACAAAATCCGCGAAAGCAGCTGAGCCTAAACCGGAACCCACACCGGAAGCAAAACCCATTAAGGAACCAGAACCAGTAAAAGAACCTGAGCCCGAGCCTGTACAGGAATCAGCAAAAGAATCAGTGCCCGTTGCAGAACCGGAACCTGAAACTGCAGCAGAACCGGAAGCACCAGCGGAACCAATCGCGGAGAATGCGCCGATCGAAAGTGCGGAGGCTGTAAGTGACGAAGCGAAGGAGGAAAAGG tgaaaaaagataaagaagatGCCATAAGAAAAGCCGAGGAGTATCTTGCTAAAGCAGCTCGGGAAGCGCA GTCGGAAGAGGAGAGGCGGAAAGCTGCAGAGGAAGAACGACTGCAGCTTGAAATGGAGGAGAGGAAAGCGTGGGAGGCACTACAGCTTGCACAAGAACGGAAAGCCGAGCTTTGCGAGATACTGGAGACCGAACGACAGGAAGTCGAGAGGAAGGCGGAGGAAGCAAAGCTACAAGCGGAACGTGAGGAAACGGAGAGAATAGAGGAAGGAGAGAG ATTAATCAACCAGGAGAAACTCACAGCTCTCATACAAGAACAAGAACGGTTGATAATCGAGGAACAGCTCGAAGAAGTTCAGAAGCAGAAACAAGAGCAAGAAGAAGCAGATACCGCGCAAGTTCCAGCTACCGAATTTAATGATATCAACTGTGCAGAAGATCCAGTGGATCCTGGCGAGATAACCGAtcaagaaagagaagaaaaaccTTGCGATGTTACTACAGATGATGAAACACGG ATTGAGGAAGAGAACGTTCCCGAAGAAGAAGAGCACTTGGAGGTAACTGAAAATCCGTTCGTCGAGGAACCGGAAGGGGCTGAAAGCAAGTCGCAAACGGGACCATTGGCGGTCGATGAAGATGAACCGCAGATCGAAGAGATCACTTCCGGCGGCGAGGAATTCGAATGGGGTGATCAGGACGCATAA
- the LOC140669350 gene encoding uncharacterized protein isoform X2, translated as MVYESDFYTTRRPYSRPLVSSYSVTYRPIVIPLSSIIQLRSVPHLPYVAHKRLVTIVTSPVHHVYYAGAMVPIRVRARVRPSILAAELNRIRELPRPSTKSYIEEYLNSRDNIFFDDEAREIRARVDSLLRRVHVFVPRAVASDFAEEIVPERMRSHDYVRRLLTGRNNAKKEVEHLGWYEVPDRGAFGTLACVKYVAGRPQSVRKPYVKVADLRPADIRNDVNFLSYYSKNRQAAATASRALGIDSTAQEQKITPAPQLEEKSEKKSKKQVEPEPKKEPKPTREAEPEPVKEAEPIKEVEPVSELAKEPESVAEPQTKPIEELASVKPSKPMKGSKSAKPTKSAKAAEPKPEPTPEAKPIKEPEPVKEPEPEPVQESAKESVPVAEPEPETAAEPEAPAEPIAENAPIESAEAVSDEAKEEKVKKDKEDAIRKAEEYLAKAAREAQSEEERRKAAEEERLQLEMEERKAWEALQLAQERKAELCEILETERQEVERKAEEAKLQAEREETERIEEGERLINQEKLTALIQEQERLIIEEQLEEVQKQKQEQEEADTAQVPATEFNDINCAEDPVDPGEITDQEREEKPCDVTTDDETRIEEENVPEEEEHLEVTENPFVEEPEGAESKSQTGPLAVDEDEPQIEEITSGGEEFEWGDQDA; from the exons TATCGACCCATCGTCATACCACTCTCCAGCATCATTCAG TTGAGGAGCGTTCCTCATTTGCCATACGTGGCACACAAGAGACTCGTCACCATAGTCACCTCGCCGGTCCATCACGTGTACTACGCTGGCGCGATGGTACCGATAAGAGTGCGGGCGCGCGTACGGCCTAGCATCCTTGCAGCCGAACTCAACAGGATACGTGAGCTACCAAGACCATCCACCAAATCCTACATTGAAGAGTACCTAAACTCTCGAGACAACATA TTTTTTGACGATGAGGCGAGGGAGATTCGCGCGAGAGTGGATTCCCTTCTTCGACGGGTCCACGTGTTTGTGCCAAGGGCAGTAGCAAG CGACTTTGCCGAGGAGATCGTCCCAGAACGTATGCGCAGCCACGACTATGTTCGCCGGCTGCTCACCGGCCGCAACAACGCGAAGAAAGAGGTGGAACACCTGGGCTGGTACGAGGTGCCTGACCGAGGCGCTTTCGGCACCCTGGCGTGCGTCAAGTACGTCGCTGGCAGGCCACAATCCGTCCGGAAGCCGTATGTCAAGGTCGCGGATCTACGACCGGCTGACATCCGAAACGACGTCAACTTCCTCAGCTACTACAGCAAGAATCGTCAGGCGGCCGCGACTGCCT cACGCGCGTTAGGCATCGATTCGACAGCCCAGGAACAGAAAATAA CTCCCGCTCCACAATTAGAAGAGAAATCAGAGAAGAAATCAAAAAAGCAAGTGGAGCCAGAACCGAAGAAAGAACCGAAACCGACACGTGAAGCAGAACCCGAGCCGGTAAAAGAAGCCGAGCCCATAAAAGAAGTCGAACCTGTATCCGAACTCGCAAAAGAACCGGAATCGGTGGCGGAACCGCAAACGAAACCAATCGAAGAACTGGCTTCTGTGAAACCGTCGAAACCGATGAAAGGTTCAAAATCGGCGAAACCGACAAAATCCGCGAAAGCAGCTGAGCCTAAACCGGAACCCACACCGGAAGCAAAACCCATTAAGGAACCAGAACCAGTAAAAGAACCTGAGCCCGAGCCTGTACAGGAATCAGCAAAAGAATCAGTGCCCGTTGCAGAACCGGAACCTGAAACTGCAGCAGAACCGGAAGCACCAGCGGAACCAATCGCGGAGAATGCGCCGATCGAAAGTGCGGAGGCTGTAAGTGACGAAGCGAAGGAGGAAAAGG tgaaaaaagataaagaagatGCCATAAGAAAAGCCGAGGAGTATCTTGCTAAAGCAGCTCGGGAAGCGCA GTCGGAAGAGGAGAGGCGGAAAGCTGCAGAGGAAGAACGACTGCAGCTTGAAATGGAGGAGAGGAAAGCGTGGGAGGCACTACAGCTTGCACAAGAACGGAAAGCCGAGCTTTGCGAGATACTGGAGACCGAACGACAGGAAGTCGAGAGGAAGGCGGAGGAAGCAAAGCTACAAGCGGAACGTGAGGAAACGGAGAGAATAGAGGAAGGAGAGAG ATTAATCAACCAGGAGAAACTCACAGCTCTCATACAAGAACAAGAACGGTTGATAATCGAGGAACAGCTCGAAGAAGTTCAGAAGCAGAAACAAGAGCAAGAAGAAGCAGATACCGCGCAAGTTCCAGCTACCGAATTTAATGATATCAACTGTGCAGAAGATCCAGTGGATCCTGGCGAGATAACCGAtcaagaaagagaagaaaaaccTTGCGATGTTACTACAGATGATGAAACACGG ATTGAGGAAGAGAACGTTCCCGAAGAAGAAGAGCACTTGGAGGTAACTGAAAATCCGTTCGTCGAGGAACCGGAAGGGGCTGAAAGCAAGTCGCAAACGGGACCATTGGCGGTCGATGAAGATGAACCGCAGATCGAAGAGATCACTTCCGGCGGCGAGGAATTCGAATGGGGTGATCAGGACGCATAA